One Anaerolineales bacterium DNA segment encodes these proteins:
- a CDS encoding ATP-binding cassette domain-containing protein — protein sequence HTGAGKSSIARLIARFYEYQGGRLLVDGHDLRAFNLRAYRRQLGIVSQVPFLFSGTVLDNIRYARPQTGLAEIEALARRIGDGEWMEALPEGLSTEVGERGSRLSMGQRQLVSLMRVLVQRPAIFILDEATANIDPFTEYQIQQALELILAATTSVLIAHRLSTVQAADRIIVLQDGRIIEEGNHRSLLADGGHYADLYNTYFRHQSLAYVEAARQAALSDAVEP from the coding sequence CACACCGGCGCCGGGAAATCCTCCATCGCCCGCCTGATCGCCCGCTTCTACGAGTACCAGGGCGGGCGGCTGCTGGTGGATGGGCATGACCTGCGCGCCTTTAACCTGCGCGCCTACCGCCGCCAGCTGGGAATCGTGTCCCAGGTCCCATTCTTGTTCTCGGGCACCGTCCTGGACAACATCCGCTACGCCAGGCCGCAGACCGGTTTGGCGGAGATCGAGGCTCTGGCCCGGCGGATTGGCGACGGCGAGTGGATGGAGGCGCTTCCGGAGGGACTGAGCACCGAGGTCGGCGAGCGCGGCAGCCGGTTGTCGATGGGGCAGCGACAGCTGGTCAGCTTGATGCGGGTATTGGTGCAGCGGCCTGCGATCTTCATCCTGGACGAGGCCACCGCCAACATCGACCCCTTCACCGAGTACCAGATCCAACAGGCACTGGAACTCATCCTGGCCGCCACCACCTCGGTGCTGATCGCCCATCGCCTGTCGACCGTGCAGGCGGCGGACCGGATCATCGTGCTGCAGGATGGGCGGATCATCGAGGAAGGAAACCACCGCTCGCTGCTCGCGGACGGAGGTCACTATGCCGATCTGTACAACACGTACTTCCGCCACCAGTCCCTGGCTTACGTCGAGGCCGCCCGCCAGGCGGCGCTCTCCGACGCCGTCGAGCCATAG